A portion of the Platichthys flesus chromosome 7, fPlaFle2.1, whole genome shotgun sequence genome contains these proteins:
- the acss2 gene encoding acetyl-coenzyme A synthetase, cytoplasmic isoform X1 translates to MIPDKAPKEDVFHGSEDLKKEAHVSSFDRYKELYASSIERPDEFWGDIAKDFFWKTKHTGPLLQYNFDVTKGEIFVKCMEGATTNISYNLLDRNVHERKLGDRVAFYWEGNEPGDELTVTYRELLQSVCRFANVLKSQGVKKGDRVSIYMPMVVELVVAMLACARIGAVHSIVFAGFSAESLCERIMDSQCSLLITADGFYRGDKLINLKLLADEALQKCRDKGFPLDKCIMLRHLSKEAEDTSQSPPAKRACPDLQQEKQTGRIKKTRPVPQVPWNPDVDLCWLSLTRAASDECEPEWCESEDPLFILYTSGSTGKPKGVLHTVAGYMLYTATTFKLVFDHQPDDVYWCTADIGWITGHSYITYGPLANGATSVLFEGLPTYPDVSRMWEIVDKYHVSKFYTAPTAIRLLMKYGSEPVKKFKRDSLKVLGTVGEPINPEAWHWYYNVVGEGRCPIVDTFWQTETGGHVLTPLPAATPMKPGSATFPFFGVVPAILNESGEELEGPSEGYLVFKQPWPGVMRTVFGNHQRFETIYFKKFPGYYVTGDGCRRDKDGYYWVTGRIDDMLNVSGHLLSTAEVESALVEHEAVAEAAVVGRPHPVKGESLYCFVTLNDGLTLSRSLEAELKQQVREKIGAIATPDFIQNAPGLPKTRSGKIMRRVLRKIACDERELGDVSTLADSSVVEQLFQNRCGAGV, encoded by the exons ATGATTCCAGACAAAGCCCCGAAGGAGGACGTCTTCCACGGGTCCGAGGACCTGAAGAAGGAGGCGCACGTCTCCAGCTTCGACCGGTACAAGGAGCTGTACGCGAGCTCCATCGAGCGGCCCGACG AGTTCTGGGGAGACATCGCTAAAGACTTCTTCTGGAAGACCAAGCACACGGGTCCGTTGCTCCAGTACAACTTCGACGTGACCAAAGGAGAGATCTTTGTGAAGTGTATGGAAGGAGCCACGACCAACATCAGCTACAACCTGCTGGACCGCAACGTGCACGAGAGGAAGCTGGGCGACAGAGTGGCCTTCtactg GGAAGGGAACGAGCCGGGGGATGAGCTGACGGTGACGTacagggagctgctgcagagcgtCTGCCGCTTCGCCAACGTCCTGAAGTCTCAGG GCGTGAAGAAGGGCGACCGTGTGTCCATCTACATGCCCAtggtggtggagctggtggtggCCATGTTGGCCTGTGCTCGGATCGGAGCCGTCCACTCCATCGTG TTCGCAGGTTTCTCTGCTGAGTCTCTGTGTGAGAGGATCATGGACTCTCAGTGTTCACTGCTCATCACCGCAG ACGGGTTCTATCGAGGAGACAAGCTGATCAACCTGAAGCTCTTAGCTGACGAAGCACTGCAGAAGTGCAGAGACAa gggATTCCCGTTGGACAAGTGCATCATGCTGAGACACTTGTCCAAAGAGGCAGAGGACACGTCTCAGTCTCCTCCAGCCAAACGAGCCTGTCCTGATCTGCAG caggagaaacagacagggagaataaagaaaacacgTCCTGTTCCGCAG GTCCCGTGGAACCCTGACGTGGACCTGTGTTGGCTCAGTCTGACCCGAGCAGCTTCAGACGAGTGTGAACCCGAGTGGTGCGAGTCTGAAGATCCGCTGTTCATCCTGTACACGAGCGGCTCCACCGGCAAACCCAAG GGAGTTCTTCACACAGTCGCCGGCTACATGCTCTACACCGCCACCACCTTCAAACTGGTGTTCGACCACCAGCCCGATGATGTTTACTGGTGCACGGCAGACATCGGCTGGATCACCGGACACTCCTACATCACCTACGGCCCTCTGGCCAACGGCGCCACCAGCGTGCTG TTCGAGGGCCTGCCCACCTACCCGGACGTGAGCCGCATGTGGGAGATTGTGGACAAATATCATGTGAGCAAGTTCTACACGGCTCCCACCGCCATCCGGCTGCTGATGAAGTACGGCAGCGAGCCGGTGAAGAA GTTCAAGCGAGACTCCCTGAAGGTCCTGGGGACGGTGGGGGAGCCCATCAACCCGGAGGCCTGGCACTGGTACTACAACGTGGTGGGAGAGGGGAGGTGTCCCATCGTCGACACCTTCTGGCAGACGGAAACG GGCGGACACGTGTTGactcctcttcctgcagcaaCACCCATGAAGCCTGGATCTGCT ACGTTCCCGTTCTTCGGAGTGGTGCCGGCCATCTTGAATGAGTccggagaggagctggaggggcCGAGCGAGGGATACCTG GTGTTCAAGCAGCCGTGGCCCGGAGTGATGAGGACGGTGTTTGGAAACCACCAGAGGTTTGAAACCATTTACTTCAAGAAGTTCCCAGGATACTACGTCACTGGAGACG GTTGCCGTCGAGACAAGGACGGGTACTACTGGGTCACTGGGAGGATCGACGACATGCTGAACGTCTCAG gtCACCTGCTGAGCACAGCGGAGGTGGAGTCGGCGCTGGTGGAGCACGAGGCCGTGGCCGAGGCGGCGGTGGTGGGTCGACCCCATCCGGTGAAAGGAGAGAGCCTCTACTGCTTCGTGACGCTCAACGATGGACTGACGCTCAGCCGCTCGCTGGAGGCAGAACTCAAACAACAAG TCCGGGAGAAGATCGGTGCCATCGCCACGCCGGACTTCATCCAGAACGCCCCGGGACTCCCCAAGACCCGATCAG gGAAGATCATGAGACGGGTGCTCCGCAAAATCGCCTGTGACGAGCGGGAGCTGGGGGACGTCTCC
- the mapre1b gene encoding microtubule-associated protein RP/EB family member 1b — protein MAVNVYSTSVTSDNLSRHDMLVWINESLQMNLTKIEMLCTGGAYCQFMDMLFPNSVPLKKVKFGAKLEHEYIHNYKLLQVSFKKMGVDKIIPVDKLVKGKFQDNFEFVQWFKKFFDANYDGKEYDPVEARQGQDAVSSSNAATSAFNKPPKKALNPAPQRPPVAKVAPKLAPVSVRKTAMGGGDEERTELLNELEILRSTYSDMEKERDFYFGKLRNIELICQEKEGESDPTLQRIIDILYATDDGFVIPDAEESEEPEEF, from the exons ATGGCTGTGAACGTGTACTCCACCTCAGTGACCAGCGACAACCTGAGTCGCCATGACATGCTGGTTTGGATCAATGAGTCTCTACAGATGAACCTCACCAAGATCGAGATGCTGTGCACAG GTGGAGCCTACTGCCAGTTCATGGACATGCTGTTCCCCAACTCGGTGCCTCTGAAGAAGGTGAAGTTCGGTGCCAAGCTGGAACACGAATACATCCACAACTACAAGCTTCTGCAGGTCTCCTTCAAAAAGATGGGAGTTGACAAA ATCATTCCAGTGGACAAACTGGTGAAGGGGAAGTTTCAGGACAACTTTGAGTTCGTCCAGTGGTTTAAAAAGTTCTTTGATGCCAACTACGATGGGAAGGAATACGATCCAGTGGAGGCCAGGCAGGGCCAGGACGCCGTGTCCTCCTCCAACGCCGCCACGTCAGCCTTCAACAAACCCCCGAAGAAGGCCTTGAATCCAG CTCCTCAGAGGCCACCCGTAGCCAAGGTGGCGCCTAAGCTGGCTCCGGTGAGCGTGAGGAAGACGGCGATGGGCGGAGGCGATGAAGAGAGGACGGAGCTCCTGAACGAG CTGGAGATCCTGAGATCCACCTACTCGGacatggagaaggagagagacttttattttggaaagcTGCGGAACATTGAGCTGATCTGTCAGGAGAAGGAAGGCGAGAGCGACCCGACCCTGCAGAGGATCATCGACATCCTCTACGCCACAGAC GATGGCTTTGTGATACCTGATGCTGAGGAGtcagaggagccagaggagTTTTAA
- the acss2 gene encoding acetyl-coenzyme A synthetase, cytoplasmic isoform X2, translating into MIPDKAPKEDVFHGSEDLKKEAHVSSFDRYKELYASSIERPDEFWGDIAKDFFWKTKHTGPLLQYNFDVTKGEIFVKCMEGATTNISYNLLDRNVHERKLGDRVAFYWEGNEPGDELTVTYRELLQSVCRFANVLKSQGVKKGDRVSIYMPMVVELVVAMLACARIGAVHSIVFAGFSAESLCERIMDSQCSLLITADGFYRGDKLINLKLLADEALQKCRDKGFPLDKCIMLRHLSKEAEDTSQSPPAKRACPDLQEKQTGRIKKTRPVPQVPWNPDVDLCWLSLTRAASDECEPEWCESEDPLFILYTSGSTGKPKGVLHTVAGYMLYTATTFKLVFDHQPDDVYWCTADIGWITGHSYITYGPLANGATSVLFEGLPTYPDVSRMWEIVDKYHVSKFYTAPTAIRLLMKYGSEPVKKFKRDSLKVLGTVGEPINPEAWHWYYNVVGEGRCPIVDTFWQTETGGHVLTPLPAATPMKPGSATFPFFGVVPAILNESGEELEGPSEGYLVFKQPWPGVMRTVFGNHQRFETIYFKKFPGYYVTGDGCRRDKDGYYWVTGRIDDMLNVSGHLLSTAEVESALVEHEAVAEAAVVGRPHPVKGESLYCFVTLNDGLTLSRSLEAELKQQVREKIGAIATPDFIQNAPGLPKTRSGKIMRRVLRKIACDERELGDVSTLADSSVVEQLFQNRCGAGV; encoded by the exons ATGATTCCAGACAAAGCCCCGAAGGAGGACGTCTTCCACGGGTCCGAGGACCTGAAGAAGGAGGCGCACGTCTCCAGCTTCGACCGGTACAAGGAGCTGTACGCGAGCTCCATCGAGCGGCCCGACG AGTTCTGGGGAGACATCGCTAAAGACTTCTTCTGGAAGACCAAGCACACGGGTCCGTTGCTCCAGTACAACTTCGACGTGACCAAAGGAGAGATCTTTGTGAAGTGTATGGAAGGAGCCACGACCAACATCAGCTACAACCTGCTGGACCGCAACGTGCACGAGAGGAAGCTGGGCGACAGAGTGGCCTTCtactg GGAAGGGAACGAGCCGGGGGATGAGCTGACGGTGACGTacagggagctgctgcagagcgtCTGCCGCTTCGCCAACGTCCTGAAGTCTCAGG GCGTGAAGAAGGGCGACCGTGTGTCCATCTACATGCCCAtggtggtggagctggtggtggCCATGTTGGCCTGTGCTCGGATCGGAGCCGTCCACTCCATCGTG TTCGCAGGTTTCTCTGCTGAGTCTCTGTGTGAGAGGATCATGGACTCTCAGTGTTCACTGCTCATCACCGCAG ACGGGTTCTATCGAGGAGACAAGCTGATCAACCTGAAGCTCTTAGCTGACGAAGCACTGCAGAAGTGCAGAGACAa gggATTCCCGTTGGACAAGTGCATCATGCTGAGACACTTGTCCAAAGAGGCAGAGGACACGTCTCAGTCTCCTCCAGCCAAACGAGCCTGTCCTGATCTGCAG gagaaacagacagggagaataaagaaaacacgTCCTGTTCCGCAG GTCCCGTGGAACCCTGACGTGGACCTGTGTTGGCTCAGTCTGACCCGAGCAGCTTCAGACGAGTGTGAACCCGAGTGGTGCGAGTCTGAAGATCCGCTGTTCATCCTGTACACGAGCGGCTCCACCGGCAAACCCAAG GGAGTTCTTCACACAGTCGCCGGCTACATGCTCTACACCGCCACCACCTTCAAACTGGTGTTCGACCACCAGCCCGATGATGTTTACTGGTGCACGGCAGACATCGGCTGGATCACCGGACACTCCTACATCACCTACGGCCCTCTGGCCAACGGCGCCACCAGCGTGCTG TTCGAGGGCCTGCCCACCTACCCGGACGTGAGCCGCATGTGGGAGATTGTGGACAAATATCATGTGAGCAAGTTCTACACGGCTCCCACCGCCATCCGGCTGCTGATGAAGTACGGCAGCGAGCCGGTGAAGAA GTTCAAGCGAGACTCCCTGAAGGTCCTGGGGACGGTGGGGGAGCCCATCAACCCGGAGGCCTGGCACTGGTACTACAACGTGGTGGGAGAGGGGAGGTGTCCCATCGTCGACACCTTCTGGCAGACGGAAACG GGCGGACACGTGTTGactcctcttcctgcagcaaCACCCATGAAGCCTGGATCTGCT ACGTTCCCGTTCTTCGGAGTGGTGCCGGCCATCTTGAATGAGTccggagaggagctggaggggcCGAGCGAGGGATACCTG GTGTTCAAGCAGCCGTGGCCCGGAGTGATGAGGACGGTGTTTGGAAACCACCAGAGGTTTGAAACCATTTACTTCAAGAAGTTCCCAGGATACTACGTCACTGGAGACG GTTGCCGTCGAGACAAGGACGGGTACTACTGGGTCACTGGGAGGATCGACGACATGCTGAACGTCTCAG gtCACCTGCTGAGCACAGCGGAGGTGGAGTCGGCGCTGGTGGAGCACGAGGCCGTGGCCGAGGCGGCGGTGGTGGGTCGACCCCATCCGGTGAAAGGAGAGAGCCTCTACTGCTTCGTGACGCTCAACGATGGACTGACGCTCAGCCGCTCGCTGGAGGCAGAACTCAAACAACAAG TCCGGGAGAAGATCGGTGCCATCGCCACGCCGGACTTCATCCAGAACGCCCCGGGACTCCCCAAGACCCGATCAG gGAAGATCATGAGACGGGTGCTCCGCAAAATCGCCTGTGACGAGCGGGAGCTGGGGGACGTCTCC
- the acss2 gene encoding acetyl-coenzyme A synthetase, cytoplasmic isoform X3: MIPDKAPKEDVFHGSEDLKKEAHVSSFDRYKELYASSIERPDEFWGDIAKDFFWKTKHTGPLLQYNFDVTKGEIFVKCMEGATTNISYNLLDRNVHERKLGDRVAFYWEGNEPGDELTVTYRELLQSVCRFANVLKSQGVKKGDRVSIYMPMVVELVVAMLACARIGAVHSIVFAGFSAESLCERIMDSQCSLLITADGFYRGDKLINLKLLADEALQKCRDKGFPLDKCIMLRHLSKEAEDTSQSPPAKRACPDLQVPWNPDVDLCWLSLTRAASDECEPEWCESEDPLFILYTSGSTGKPKGVLHTVAGYMLYTATTFKLVFDHQPDDVYWCTADIGWITGHSYITYGPLANGATSVLFEGLPTYPDVSRMWEIVDKYHVSKFYTAPTAIRLLMKYGSEPVKKFKRDSLKVLGTVGEPINPEAWHWYYNVVGEGRCPIVDTFWQTETGGHVLTPLPAATPMKPGSATFPFFGVVPAILNESGEELEGPSEGYLVFKQPWPGVMRTVFGNHQRFETIYFKKFPGYYVTGDGCRRDKDGYYWVTGRIDDMLNVSGHLLSTAEVESALVEHEAVAEAAVVGRPHPVKGESLYCFVTLNDGLTLSRSLEAELKQQVREKIGAIATPDFIQNAPGLPKTRSGKIMRRVLRKIACDERELGDVSTLADSSVVEQLFQNRCGAGV; this comes from the exons ATGATTCCAGACAAAGCCCCGAAGGAGGACGTCTTCCACGGGTCCGAGGACCTGAAGAAGGAGGCGCACGTCTCCAGCTTCGACCGGTACAAGGAGCTGTACGCGAGCTCCATCGAGCGGCCCGACG AGTTCTGGGGAGACATCGCTAAAGACTTCTTCTGGAAGACCAAGCACACGGGTCCGTTGCTCCAGTACAACTTCGACGTGACCAAAGGAGAGATCTTTGTGAAGTGTATGGAAGGAGCCACGACCAACATCAGCTACAACCTGCTGGACCGCAACGTGCACGAGAGGAAGCTGGGCGACAGAGTGGCCTTCtactg GGAAGGGAACGAGCCGGGGGATGAGCTGACGGTGACGTacagggagctgctgcagagcgtCTGCCGCTTCGCCAACGTCCTGAAGTCTCAGG GCGTGAAGAAGGGCGACCGTGTGTCCATCTACATGCCCAtggtggtggagctggtggtggCCATGTTGGCCTGTGCTCGGATCGGAGCCGTCCACTCCATCGTG TTCGCAGGTTTCTCTGCTGAGTCTCTGTGTGAGAGGATCATGGACTCTCAGTGTTCACTGCTCATCACCGCAG ACGGGTTCTATCGAGGAGACAAGCTGATCAACCTGAAGCTCTTAGCTGACGAAGCACTGCAGAAGTGCAGAGACAa gggATTCCCGTTGGACAAGTGCATCATGCTGAGACACTTGTCCAAAGAGGCAGAGGACACGTCTCAGTCTCCTCCAGCCAAACGAGCCTGTCCTGATCTGCAG GTCCCGTGGAACCCTGACGTGGACCTGTGTTGGCTCAGTCTGACCCGAGCAGCTTCAGACGAGTGTGAACCCGAGTGGTGCGAGTCTGAAGATCCGCTGTTCATCCTGTACACGAGCGGCTCCACCGGCAAACCCAAG GGAGTTCTTCACACAGTCGCCGGCTACATGCTCTACACCGCCACCACCTTCAAACTGGTGTTCGACCACCAGCCCGATGATGTTTACTGGTGCACGGCAGACATCGGCTGGATCACCGGACACTCCTACATCACCTACGGCCCTCTGGCCAACGGCGCCACCAGCGTGCTG TTCGAGGGCCTGCCCACCTACCCGGACGTGAGCCGCATGTGGGAGATTGTGGACAAATATCATGTGAGCAAGTTCTACACGGCTCCCACCGCCATCCGGCTGCTGATGAAGTACGGCAGCGAGCCGGTGAAGAA GTTCAAGCGAGACTCCCTGAAGGTCCTGGGGACGGTGGGGGAGCCCATCAACCCGGAGGCCTGGCACTGGTACTACAACGTGGTGGGAGAGGGGAGGTGTCCCATCGTCGACACCTTCTGGCAGACGGAAACG GGCGGACACGTGTTGactcctcttcctgcagcaaCACCCATGAAGCCTGGATCTGCT ACGTTCCCGTTCTTCGGAGTGGTGCCGGCCATCTTGAATGAGTccggagaggagctggaggggcCGAGCGAGGGATACCTG GTGTTCAAGCAGCCGTGGCCCGGAGTGATGAGGACGGTGTTTGGAAACCACCAGAGGTTTGAAACCATTTACTTCAAGAAGTTCCCAGGATACTACGTCACTGGAGACG GTTGCCGTCGAGACAAGGACGGGTACTACTGGGTCACTGGGAGGATCGACGACATGCTGAACGTCTCAG gtCACCTGCTGAGCACAGCGGAGGTGGAGTCGGCGCTGGTGGAGCACGAGGCCGTGGCCGAGGCGGCGGTGGTGGGTCGACCCCATCCGGTGAAAGGAGAGAGCCTCTACTGCTTCGTGACGCTCAACGATGGACTGACGCTCAGCCGCTCGCTGGAGGCAGAACTCAAACAACAAG TCCGGGAGAAGATCGGTGCCATCGCCACGCCGGACTTCATCCAGAACGCCCCGGGACTCCCCAAGACCCGATCAG gGAAGATCATGAGACGGGTGCTCCGCAAAATCGCCTGTGACGAGCGGGAGCTGGGGGACGTCTCC